The Planctomycetota bacterium genomic sequence GCGCAATCCCGAGCAGCGGATCACCCTGGCGGCCCAGGCGGCGTCGCGACTGGCCGACGTCGAAGCCCTGGTCGAGCCCGACGAGCACGGCGTGCGCAAGCGGTTGGAAGATTTCCTCGAACAGACGGCCCATCAACTGTCCCAGTTGTCGGACAGCATGACCCACACCTACCTGGCCCATACGGGACCGTCGCGGCAGTTGGGCTCGGCTAGCATTACCTCGACCGTATGAAGTATCACGTCTCGCACATCACGACGTTCATCTACGGCGAACCAGTGCCGCTGGGTCACAACGAGGCCCACCTCACACCGCGGACGTTCGGCCCGCAGACCTGTCTGGTCAGCCAGTTGAACATCCGCCCGGTGCCGATCGCGGTGCATCACTGGACCGACTTGTTCGGCAATCAGGTCAGCTACTTCAGCATGGAGCAAGAGCACCGCGATTTGTCGGTGTCGGCGTCGAGCGTGGTCGAGCTGAACGAGCGACCGGTCCCCGATCCCAATGCGACCATGCCGTGGGAAGAGGTGCGAGCGATGTGCGAGCGGCCGACCGACGCGGCGGCGCTGGCGGCCGCGCCGTTCCGGTTCGAGTCGCCTTTGGTGAAAAAGAGCCACGAACTCGGGTTCTATGCTCGCGATTCATTCCGCCCGGGTCGGCCGATCCTGGCGGCGGCGCTTGAGCTGACCGAGCGGATCTTTCGCGAGTTCAAATACGACCCGGCCGCGACCGTCATCAACACGCCGACGGCCGAAGTGTTTCAGCAGCGGCGCGGCGTCTGTCAGGACTTCGCCCATCTGGAGATCGCCTGCCTACGTTCGCTGGGATTGCCCATTCGTTACGTCAGCGGCTATTTGATGACCACACCGCCGCCGGGCAAGGCCAAGCTGATCGGCGCCGACGCTTCGCACGCCTGGGTGAGCATTTTCTGTCCGGGGGCGGGGTGGATCGATCTGGACCCGACCAACAACCAGATTCCCCAGTTGCAGCACGTGACGTTGGCCTGGGGTCGCGACTACGGCGACGTCTGCCCGGTGAAAGGGGTTTTCCTCGGCGGCGGCAGCCACCACACGATGAGCGTGGCCGTGGACGTCGAGCCGTACGAGCAACCGCTGGTGGGGTGATTTCCCCCTTCTCGCGATTCATCGAGCGGCACGAAGCGCGCGAGATGAACATCCCTCCCTTCCAGGGAGGGACTGAGGGAGGGTCAAAACGTCGCCGGGCGAAATGCCTTCAGTCTCAGATTTCACTCGTGCGAACAAGGCCGGTTTTTTCGCGCCTTGTGTATGCGATCTTAGAAGAGCGACATTTGTGCAGTTACACGGACAGCGGGCGCAGGTGAAAAGGCGTCGTCGTCTAACGCTCGCTCTACTAACAGATCCAGGTCGTCAACATTGCCACCTGGTTCAAGGGCGCACAGAAGTTGCCCTACGAGTGTGATGCGCCGATCGTTGCGAGATAATGTGAACCCCGCGTTTGCCAGTCGCTGCAATTTCGCCTTCGCGCGTTCGAGAGCATCAACAGAATCGCCAATCAGCCTGTCCGCCGGCGTTTGCTTGCGGCAGACAAGAATCACATCCAATTGGATCGGTTCCTTTGCTTGAAACTTGGGCGTGGCCACGGACATCTCGGCCTTGACGGGATGAGCATTCACGAAGCGAAACCCAGCGCCCCAAACGGCGGTCGCAAGCGATCGCCACCCTTCGGGCCGCGAGTGGTGGTACGTGAAAACGAGCATGCCGTCGTCGCGCAGCACGCGGTGGCACTCGGCGAATACCGCGCACAGTTTGTGAGCGAAGTGATCGGCGTCGGCGTCCTGTACTTCACCAGGCTGGCGCGTCGAGAAAGGGGGCGCACCCGAGTCAGCCTCGCAAGCCGACACTTGCCAAGCGTGGAAAAAGTCAGCAAGTTCCGAATAATGCACGTTGTCGAAGAACGGTGGGTCGGTAGCGACGACATCGACTGATTGGTCTGTCAGGCCCGTGCAGGACGAGTCTCCCGCCGCCAGATAAATACCCCGAGGTAACAAGGCCCCATCCGTCGGCCAGTTTGGTTCGACGCGGCCCGAAAAAGGCGGCGAACAGACCCTGGCGGTCGAGGACGAGCCATTCAGCTCGGTTGGCGATTCGCGATAATTGATGGCACGGAGCAAGCGACTTCGCAGGAGATTCGAAAAACCACCGGAACTCTTAGGTGTGCCCCAAACATTTGCCTCGATCGGCATTCGCTCGGGCTTGAGAATGTGGTGCGAGAACATATGGCGCACTGCGCCAGTACCCTCGCCTTTGTAGGAAGCAAAGAGGTTGTTGAATTCCAGCGTGCCAGAGAACAGCGTGAACAACGCATCGCGGGCATCGACATCATCGAGATCGAGGATTGCGCGCCGCAGCCAGCCGAGCGCGAGCAGTTGGCGATTGTTGAAGAAGTCCGCCCAGCGACGGAAGTTGTAGTTCAGCGCCTGTCGGGTGTTGTGCCCATCGGTCAGGCAAAGCGAAGGGAGCACTAGTCGCCCACTCTTTAGCTCGACTTCTAGTATCTCGCTACATTGGCGGAAGCTGGCGAGATCGCTGTCGGTGACCGACAGATATTCCTTGTTGCCATCACTGCGCAGGACGAGTTTTCCGTAGAGTCGGAAACGCGGGTGAGCGTCGCCGATTGCCTTAAGGATCACAAAATGCGACTTGCACTCCGTGCATGTTGCCTTCGCGCCGGAGGTGTTTCCCTTCGTCGCGTCGAAATGAAAACCACAATCGCCGCAGGTCACATTTTCCGGCGATTGCATGATCTGGAAAATATCGGCACAGGCGGGGCAACGAACTCGCACGTGGGTTTTGCGTTTCGGGTGTGCGTTCCGGGCCACAATATGGGATGGAAAAAGGTCCACCGTTGATGAGCAATCTGGGCACTGGGCTTGCATCACCCAGAAGTAATAAAGCACTTCGCAGGGGAGTCCGCGGCTGTCGGACGTCTGATACAGCGCTCGGATACGTTGTTCCACACTGTCGGCTAGCGCATCGTACGCCGCCAAGACTCGGCGTCGATCGAGAGGCCCCATCGCGGTGCGGACGTTGCGAACCGCTACGGGGTTAATGTCGCGTCCGATCGCCGTCATTCCGAGCTTGTGCGCCTCGCCAATGGTCGTACCGGACCCCATGAACGGGTCGAATACATTGACGTTTGCGAGGTGGTGCGGTTGGAAAAACAGCGCGCGAAGGTCGCCTTCCGGCGGCAACGTGGCACCGAGGAGAATACCTCGAAACACCGAGCCGAGCCGCTGTGCCCACCACTTGTGGACGTGATAGACGGGCCGGTGGAGCTCTTTCCGCCAGCTCTCGCGCTCGGCCAGTTTCGACAGGAACTCGAAGGCGAAAGCGTCAGCCTCGATAAGACGGGCGTCAGGGGGAGTCGTCGTCGGATTCGTCATCTTCGACTTCGACCTTTCCGCCTTCGAGGCTCTTCATAGATACCTGGTTCTTGGGTCCACTCTTTACGCGCCATGCGGTAAAATGATGCTCCTTGCCTGCGTTCGGGTTGGCAATCAGCTTGGGAGATAGGTCGTCGGTGGGGCGGTCGTATGTGTAACCGATGACCAATTGTTCGCATTCACGTCGGCAAAGGTCGCCGACCTTGACCAGGCCAGGCGCACTCATGTCCGACGGCAGGATGAGCGTTTGGTGGTGGGCGAGTCCTTCCGCAAGATGGAATGGCGTCGGAGCAACGTACATCCGCCTAGCGCGAATCAGGATGTCGCCATAGCTGCCGAAGTTCTTGACGCTCTTATTCCGTCGGTGTGGTTCGCGATCGGCGTTCAGGAAATCGCCGTGGCAGATCACCAGGTCAAGAACTGGATACGAATCCCCATCCGGCTCCTTCGGATAGCGACCGAAGACGTAGAAAATCGTCCGCCCGTTGTGCTGCCCAGTTGGCAGCTGGCTGTTGCTGTCGAAGCTCGCTTCGCGCCCAGGATAGGCGAGGCCCTTTACCTCGAACCCGTCAGTATGCGCGACCATCCGAAAGTCGGGATAACTGTTCCGCCCCCCGGTCTCAATGTGCTCAACGACGGCTCGGAGTCGATCGTGGAACCAGTTTTGAAAGTGAAACTCTTTGTCTGACGAGCTGACTCGCTGGATCATGGCCCCGTCGCCAATGGCCTTCACGCATTGAATGAACACGCGCACCGGAATGGAGGGCGAGGGACGGCTCGGCATGCCACGATCTTATGCGAATTTGGGTCGTCCAGCAACGATGACAATCACCCGATAGAATGGGCTTGCTTTAACTCTCGATCCGTTTGCAAGAGAGCTATAGAGCAATTTAGCAACAGTCTCGCCCGGCGTGGAGCAAAGGACCAAGAGGACACTCAGGGGGCGCTAATCGGCTTTCCTTCTCGAAACGCTGCTGAGAATATCTGTTGTCTTGTCCGCCGCTGCTCGCAAGAGAATTGTTTCTCTTGGTGGACTAATTCTTATGGAACGGCAAGGAAAGAGCGAAGAGGTGAGTGAAGGCCAAGGAGAGGGCTTTGGCTGGCCACGCATTGACCCTCCCTCAATCCCTCCCTTCCAGGGAGGGACGTTGATCGTTCGCCATTCGCCACCGAAAGGCAGTGGTCGCCCTGGAAACGCCACGTTTCTCCCGCCGAAAAAGTGGTGGCGGACGGCCGGTTGACCGTCTAAAATCGGTCGTTTACGCCGATGCGTCGCGCACGCTCCATCAACTTCGCGCGTGGCCTCGGTTCGCACGCCGTCCCACCCTGCACATCTGTTCTTCCTCTGGGAGAACGCGGTACTTCACCGGTACCGACGAATTCTCGACGCTATCGTTTCAGGAGCTTGCCTCGCGTGGCTTGTTGTCGCACTTCGATCAGCGGCCTCTCGGTCGCCATGTTGGTCCTCTTGCGGATCACCGTGGGCTGGCACTTTTTCTATGCGGGCATCGACAAGCTGACGAGCCCGAACTTCACGGCCACCGGTTTTCTGGGCCAGGCCAAGGGCCCGCTGGCCGAGCAGATTCATGATCTGATTCCCGACTGGGACGGCCGCGAAAAGTTTGGCGCCCTGGAAGTCAAAGCCGGCGACAAGGCCGAAGACGCCAAACGCCGCACCGAAGCCCGGGAAAAGACGTTCGCCAAGCTGGGCGAGCCGTGGGGCAACTACGTCAAGCTGTTCCTGTCGCACTACCAGTTGAACAAGGAACAAGAAGCGTCGGCCCAGAAGTTCT encodes the following:
- a CDS encoding transglutaminase family protein is translated as MKYHVSHITTFIYGEPVPLGHNEAHLTPRTFGPQTCLVSQLNIRPVPIAVHHWTDLFGNQVSYFSMEQEHRDLSVSASSVVELNERPVPDPNATMPWEEVRAMCERPTDAAALAAAPFRFESPLVKKSHELGFYARDSFRPGRPILAAALELTERIFREFKYDPAATVINTPTAEVFQQRRGVCQDFAHLEIACLRSLGLPIRYVSGYLMTTPPPGKAKLIGADASHAWVSIFCPGAGWIDLDPTNNQIPQLQHVTLAWGRDYGDVCPVKGVFLGGGSHHTMSVAVDVEPYEQPLVG